Proteins encoded in a region of the Mucilaginibacter sabulilitoris genome:
- a CDS encoding putative metal-binding protein — MADPQSISQAINSRQTVDPEVSRAKFERELGNFKQVETHYRERGIILLRASFPDILLAFTAARMRPLMTVFAVKINFTNYDLEAPSVQFIDPLTEAPVKLNQLGSFMPRKAPGTGTAGQTQAAPNISYLIQAHQPHQIPFVCLPGVREYHHHPYHSNDPWFSHRRMGEGTLGFLIDQLHQYGTHPINGYCPQSFNVQQPAPGVVQVQSQGLIFTIDIASVPL, encoded by the coding sequence ATGGCTGATCCACAGAGTATATCGCAAGCGATCAATAGCCGGCAAACTGTCGATCCTGAAGTATCCCGGGCGAAATTTGAAAGGGAATTGGGAAACTTTAAGCAAGTCGAAACCCATTACAGGGAACGGGGTATCATTTTACTCAGAGCTTCGTTCCCTGATATTCTTCTAGCTTTTACTGCTGCCCGGATGCGGCCCCTGATGACCGTTTTTGCAGTAAAGATAAATTTTACTAATTATGATTTGGAAGCGCCATCTGTGCAGTTTATAGATCCGCTAACGGAGGCGCCAGTAAAGCTTAATCAATTGGGAAGCTTTATGCCCAGAAAAGCTCCTGGTACAGGAACTGCGGGACAAACCCAGGCTGCACCCAACATTAGCTACCTGATTCAAGCTCATCAGCCTCATCAAATTCCATTTGTATGCCTGCCTGGCGTGAGGGAATACCATCATCACCCTTACCATTCAAATGACCCCTGGTTCAGCCATCGTAGAATGGGAGAAGGGACGCTCGGATTTTTGATCGACCAATTACATCAGTATGGCACGCATCCAATCAATGGATACTGTCCCCAAAGCTTCAATGTGCAGCAACCCGCTCCCGGTGTGGTGCAGGTACAATCACAAGGATTAATATTTACTATTGACATAGCCAGTGTTCCATTATGA
- a CDS encoding E2 ligase fold family C protein, translating into MALANFFDKSALAASQILQGYDRTEFENRLLTSAIEVTFDGNAVKSGEGIATLELTIRILARLYPKIVFTELEPDTADYKHRLIALAQAINPEIELEAEAFVATIAVGNTPITRTTPVFYIGSDGWNVRFSPVAPVGSADSLNPFAAGAAACFGAANVFRHVFADQLQNAQLDTAFNLSLVDFEKKNDSGETSSNDIGDAALALPETILVGLGAVGNGAVWALSKIPLLEGTVHLIDPEKIDLSNLQRYIMALQNDKDRCKTELAADYLKETTLNIVPHFGDWSSFLADRNNWHMDTVLIAVDNAPDRINIQGSLPKYILNAWTQPTDLGISRHFDFLKDACLACLYPPKSGSKSESVLIAESFGLLQEEVTIREMLYNNAAIDEIWLAKIAAGKSVPIDLLTPYVGRPIREFYHAVFCGGVLIGHESNSQVETPMAFQSALAGILLASELIIKSADIRTEPMVSMTRINLLKPLSDYLNEAVLKPQDRTCICCDDDFKDQYYRKYAGDI; encoded by the coding sequence ATGGCTTTAGCAAACTTTTTTGATAAATCCGCCTTGGCGGCGTCACAAATATTACAGGGATACGACAGGACCGAATTTGAAAACAGGTTATTGACATCCGCTATCGAAGTTACATTTGACGGAAATGCTGTAAAAAGCGGCGAGGGAATAGCAACACTGGAATTGACGATAAGAATATTGGCGCGGCTGTACCCGAAAATTGTGTTCACAGAGTTGGAACCTGATACTGCAGATTACAAACATCGGTTAATAGCACTGGCGCAAGCCATCAATCCTGAAATTGAACTTGAAGCCGAGGCCTTTGTGGCCACGATAGCGGTAGGAAACACTCCTATTACGAGAACAACTCCTGTTTTTTACATTGGTTCGGATGGATGGAATGTTCGGTTCTCACCAGTTGCACCAGTCGGCTCAGCCGACTCATTAAATCCTTTTGCTGCCGGCGCGGCAGCCTGCTTCGGCGCAGCTAATGTTTTTAGACATGTCTTTGCGGACCAATTGCAAAATGCCCAACTCGATACAGCATTTAATTTGTCCCTGGTTGATTTTGAAAAGAAAAATGATTCCGGCGAAACCTCAAGCAATGACATCGGCGACGCGGCCCTTGCCCTGCCTGAAACAATTTTAGTTGGTTTGGGGGCAGTAGGTAATGGCGCTGTATGGGCGCTTTCCAAAATACCCTTACTGGAAGGAACAGTTCATTTAATTGATCCGGAGAAGATAGATTTATCTAATTTACAGCGTTATATTATGGCGCTACAGAATGATAAGGATCGGTGTAAAACGGAACTTGCAGCGGATTATCTGAAAGAGACCACGCTGAATATTGTCCCCCATTTTGGCGACTGGTCATCTTTTTTAGCTGATCGGAATAATTGGCATATGGATACGGTATTAATTGCGGTGGATAATGCACCTGACAGAATAAACATACAAGGTTCGTTGCCAAAATACATTCTCAATGCTTGGACTCAACCAACCGATTTGGGAATCTCGCGCCATTTTGATTTTTTGAAAGACGCCTGCCTGGCTTGCCTTTATCCCCCAAAATCAGGGTCAAAATCGGAATCCGTACTGATCGCGGAGTCTTTCGGACTCTTGCAAGAGGAGGTTACTATAAGGGAAATGTTGTATAATAATGCCGCAATAGACGAGATCTGGCTTGCAAAGATCGCTGCAGGCAAATCTGTCCCTATCGATCTGTTAACTCCATATGTAGGCAGGCCAATCAGAGAATTTTATCATGCCGTTTTTTGTGGTGGGGTTTTAATAGGTCATGAGAGCAACAGCCAGGTGGAGACGCCTATGGCTTTTCAATCAGCCCTTGCAGGAATCTTACTTGCCTCAGAGTTGATAATTAAAAGCGCGGATATCCGAACAGAGCCAATGGTTTCAATGACGCGGATCAACCTATTGAAACCTTTAAGTGATTACCTAAATGAAGCCGTATTAAAGCCACAGGATAGGACTTGTATATGTTGCGATGACGACTTTAAAGATCAATATTACAGAAAATACGCCGGGGATATTTAA